In the Populus trichocarpa isolate Nisqually-1 chromosome 1, P.trichocarpa_v4.1, whole genome shotgun sequence genome, one interval contains:
- the LOC7455768 gene encoding uncharacterized protein LOC7455768, with amino-acid sequence MSPPPELVSKNRFLGFLIWQTFTSTTIYFLTKLFLLAFFTTPKFSPSQLCFSLLKFFTFTFSNLLFSSSLSILSSPQSLPYASPLQLAAGLVRFAFVSSPAEPEFRRRALVSARFVVFVVVAGISGALSVVCLCGFDGFELIARLGFRGFVFGVLYGLFDVYKKRWVLEFPIIQRPLFYSFKMGLPLAIKRALKLSNVAYLFLSVLQVFLPEQFKSGGTMGQFITEQIILYIGSFSVVFCWELSHHLHQVLHTKRFLFAPPKGSAAAETNPSEPLLAALEESIPDSLPQYLAYLDLCMVCENNVDTWRRAAFFEETGETYKRVVAACLRPLEQLASNLSEGLEGCFVDKAHQLSNQLQSPTDSQLDSRHCEPLNNFQKYAWCARAVASLTAWSHEEDRFGVAQLTGSNAAVTSTLISSLLAVEAFMGKKTSLQPQHLMGPAAIKWNTPNTGRRDVVTTKKQGGPQHAKAYAMADVLRTSVYSIVSTFHDEMFTSNKAGLFEKDWVIKSKPLFGTYELLVQKLHHFLDFRAN; translated from the exons atgtcTCCGCCGCCAGAACTGGTGTCGAAAAACAGATTCTTAGGGTTTCTAATTTGGCAAACCTTCACTTCGACCACCATTTACTTCCTCACAAAACTCTTCCTCCTCGCCTTTTTTACCACTCCCAAATTTTCACCATCCCAACTATGTTTTTCACTTCTcaagttttttacttttaccTTCTCTAacctcctcttctcttcttctctctctatcCTCTCATCTCCACAATCTCTTCCCTACGCCTCTCCTCTCCAGCTCGCCGCCGGTCTCGTCCGCTTTGCTTTTGTGTCGTCACCGGCGGAGCCTGAGTTCCGCCGTCGTGCGTTGGTTTCGGCGAGATTTGTGGTGTTTGTGGTGGTTGCTGGGATATCTGGGGCTTTGTCAGTGGTGTGTTTGTGTGGTTTTGATGGGTTTGAGTTGATTGCGAGGTTAGGATTTAGGGGTTTTGTGTTTGGGGTTTTGTATGGGTTGTttgatgtttataaaaaaagatgggtTTTGGAGTTTCCGATCATTCAG CGTCCTCTTTTCTACAGCTTCAAGATGGGACTTCCTTTGGCTATTAAACGAGCTTTAAAGCTTTCAAATGTGGCTTACCTATTCTTATCTGTGCTGCAAGTGTTTCTTCCAGAGCAATTTAAGAGTGGAGGGACCATGGGGCAGTTCATCACTGAGCAGATCATTCTGTATATTGGGAGCTTTTCTGTGGTTTTCTGTTGGGAATTGAGTCACCATTTACATCAG GTGCTACACACAAAAAGGTTCTTATTTGCACCGCCAAAAGGTTCTGCTGCAGCAGAGACAAATCCCAGCGAGCCTCTCCTTGCAGCCCTTGAGGAGAGCATTCCAGATTCCCTTCCACAGTATCTTGCATATCTTGATCTGTGTATGGTTTGTGAGAATAATGTAGATACTTGGCGCCGAGCTGCATTTTTTGAAGAAACTGGTGAAACTTACAAAAGAGTTGTTGCTGCATGCTTGAGGCCTTTGGAACAGCTTGCATCTAACTTGAGTGAAGGCTTGGAAGGTTGTTTTGTAGACAAGGCACACCAACTATCCAATCAATTGCAGTCGCCGACCGACTCTCAACTGGATTCAAGGCACTGTGAACCACTAAACAACTTCCAG AAGTATGCATGGTGCGCCAGGGCAGTTGCCTCCTTGACTGCATGGTCGCACGAGGAGGACAGATTTGGGGTTGCGCAACTCACTGGTAGCAATGCTGCTGTTACCTCAACACTTATCTCTAGCCTGCTCGCTGTTGAAGCTTTCATGGGGAAGAAGACAAGCTTGCAACCCCAACACTTGATGGGGCCAGCTGCTATTAAATGGAATACTCCAAACACAGGAAGAAGAGATGTTGTGACAACGAAAAAACAAGGTGGCCCTCAACATGCAAAAGCTTATGCCATGGCGGATGTGCTAAGGACTTCAGTCTACAGCATTGTGTCTACTTTCCACGATGAGATGTTCACAAGTAACAAAGCAGGTCTTTTTGAGAAGGATTGGGTCATTAAAAGCAAGCCCCTTTTCGGAACCTATGAGCTGCTTGTTCAGAAATTGCATCATTTCCTGGATTTCCGAGCTAACTAG
- the LOC7455769 gene encoding protein NRT1/ PTR FAMILY 7.1, giving the protein MDSFSSTNAVLKKQVTGESSIISRENVAVKRIRTEEEQEIANRKPSLIWKRTGGWTAASILLANQCLATLAFFGVGVNLVLFLTRVLGQSNADAANNVSKWTGTVYLCSLVGAFLSDSYWGRYLTCAIFQLIFVSGLVLVSVSSWFFLIKPDGCGDGKLTCVPATSMGQVVFYLAIYLVAFGYGGHQPSIATFGADQFDESKPKERNSKAAFFCYFYFALNFGSLFSNTLLVYFEDHGRWTLGFLLSLGSAVVALVSFLFGAPGYKYVKPCGNPLPRVAQVFVAAARKWDVIPVKADELYELEGPESAIKGSRKIFHSEEFEFLDKAATMTEDDLSHQKNPWRLCTITQVEEAKCVLKMLPIWLCTIIYSVVFTQMASLFVEQGDVMNSYIGKFHLPAASMSAFDICSVLVCTGIYRQILVPLAGRLSGNPKGLTELQRMGIGLVIGMLAMLAAGATEIERLKNVIEGHKVSSLSIFWQIPQYVLVGASEVFMYIGQLEFFNGQAPDGIKSFGSSLCMASISLGNYASSMLVNMVMKITTKGDKPGWIPDDLNTGHMDRFYFLIAVLTAFDFVIYLFCAKWYKPINIDDSQGIEMEKQEDDVLAKV; this is encoded by the exons ATGGATTCGTTCTCTTCCACCAACGCTGTGCTAAAG aagcaGGTGACAGGAGAAAGTAGTATCATCTCTAGGGAAAATGTAGCTGTGAAGAGAATCAGAACTGAGGAAGAACAGGAGATTGCTAACAGAAAGCCTTCCCTTATTTGGAAGAGAACTGGAGGGTGGACAGCTGCAAGCATCTTGCTAG CAAATCAATGCCTGGCTACACTAGCTTTCTTTGGAGTTGGTGTGAATTTGGTTCTATTCTTAACAAGAGTTCTTGGTCAAAGTAATGCTGATGCTGCCAATAATGTCAGCAAGTGGACTGGCACAGTTTATCTGTGCTCACTCGTAGGAGCTTTCCTCAGTGATTCATACTGGGGTAGATACTTGACCTGTGCAATCTTTCAGCTAATATTCGTCTCG GGATTGGTGCTCGTATCGGTATCATCTTGGTTTTTCTTGATCAAACCAGATGGATGTGGTGATGGAAAATTAACCTGTGTGCCGGCAACATCGATGGGACAAGTTGTTTTCTACTTGGCTATATACTTAGTAGCCTTTGGATATGGTGGACATCAACCTTCCATAGCGACATTTGGAGCAGATCAATTTGACGAGTCGAAACCGAAAGAAAGAAATTCCAAGGCAGCTTTCTTTTGCTATTTCTATTTTGCACTCAACTTTGGATCTTTATTCTCAAACACCCTTTTGGTGTACTTTGAGGATCATGGCAGATGGACACTAGGCTTCCTGCTATCATTAGGTTCTGCAGTCGTAGCCTTGGTATCATTCTTGTTTGGGGCACCTGGTTACAAGTACGTAAAACCTTGCGGCAACCCTTTGCCGCGAGTTGCTCAGGTGTTTGTGGCTGCAGCTAGGAAATGGGATGTTATCCCGGTGAAAGCTGATGAACTGTATGAACTAGAAGGACCAGAATCTGCTATCAAAGGGAGCAGGAAGATTTTTCACAGTGAAGAATTTGA GTTTTTGGACAAGGCAGCAACAATGACAGAGGATGATTTGAGTCACCAAAAGAATCCATGGAGGCTTTGCACAATAACTCAAGTAGAGGAAGCCAAATGTGTTCTTAAAATGTTACCTATTTGGTTATGCACTATTATTTACTCTGTTGTCTTCACTCAGATGGCATCCCTCTTTGTTGAGCAAGGAGATGTCATGAATTCCTATATTGGAAAGTTTCACCTCCCAGCTGCTAGCATGTCTGCCTTCGATATCTGCAGTGTCCTTGTTTGCACTGGAATTTATCGTCAAATCCTCGTGCCATTAGCTGGAAGGTTAAGTGGTAATCCTAAGGGGTTAACTGAGCTTCAGAGGATGGGAATTGGACTCGTCATTGGAATGCTAGCAATGCTTGCAGCGGGTGCTACTGAGATTGAAAGGCTCAAGAATGTTATTGAAGGGCACAAAGTCAGCTCTTTAAGCATATTTTGGCAAATTCCACAATATGTTCTTGTTGGTGCATCCGAGGTTTTCATGTATATAGGTCAATTGGAGTTCTTTAATGGCCAAGCACCAGATGGGATCAAGAGTTTTGGAAGCTCACTTTGCATGGCTTCAATCTCTCTTGGCAACTATGCCAGTAGCATGCTAGTTAATATGGTGATGAAGATTACAACTAAAGGTGACAAGCCTGGATGGATCCCAGATGACTTGAACACAGGACACATGGACAGGTTTTACTTCCTGATTGCAGTGTTAACAGCCTTTGATTTCGTGATTTACTTGTTCTGTGCCAAGTGGTACAAGCCTATCAACATTGATGACAGTCAGGGAATTGAGATGGAAAAGCAAGAAGATGATGTGCTTGCAAAAGTTTAA
- the LOC7455770 gene encoding enoyl-[acyl-carrier-protein] reductase [NADH], chloroplastic: MAATAASGLQMATARPCISSSRRMVKAGAAILGANSKGASWAKLASGSHISYIQPFKRTLMSSSVKLNKVVTKAMSESNESKPLSGLPIDLRGKRAFIAGVADDNGYGWAIAKSLAAAGAEILVGTWVPALNIFETSLRRGKFDESRVLPDGSLMEITKVYPLDAVFDNLEDVPEDVKANKRYAGSSKWTVQEVAESVKQDYGSIDILVHSLANGPEVTKPLLETSRKGYLAAISASSYSYVSLLKHFLPLMNPGGSSISLTYIASERIIPGYGGGMSSAKAALESDTRVLAFEAGRKNRIRVNTISAGPLRSRAAKAIGFIDTMIEYSLANAPLQKELSADEVGNAAAFLASPLASAVTGTVMYVDNGLNVMGVGVDSPIFKDLNIPTDKHQG; encoded by the exons atgGCGGCAACTGCGGCTTCTGGCCTTCAAATGGCAACTGCAAGGCCCTGCATTTCCTCTTCTCGCAGAATGGTTAAGGCAGGTGCTGCTATTCTTGGCGCCAATTCTAAAGGGGCTTCATGGGCTAAGCTTGCGAGTGGTTCTCATATATCATATATCCAGCCTTTTAAAAGGACACTCATGTCGTCTTCAGTTAAATTGAATAAGGTTGTGACAAAGGCAATGTCTGAATCTAATGAAAGTAAGCCATTGTCCGGATTGCCAATTGATTTGAGAG GTAAACGGGCATTTATTGCTGGTGTGGCTGACGACAATGGATATGGTTGGGCAATAGCAAAATCTCTTGCTGCTGCTGGTGCTGAAATTCTGGTTGGAACATGGGTGCCT GCTTTGAACATTTTTGAAACAAGCCTGCGAAGGGGAAAGTTTGATGAATCTCGCGT GTTGCCAGATGGTTCTTTGATGGAGATCACCAAAGTATATCCCCTTGATGCGGTGTTTGACAACCTTGAGGATGTACCTGAAGAT GTGAAAGCAAATAAGCGTTATGCTGGATCCAGCAAGTGGACCGTTCAG GAAGTTGCCGAATCTGTCAAACAGGATTATGGCAGCATCGACATCCTGGTGCACTCACTTGCCAATGGGCCTGAG GTTACTAAACCCCTTTTGGAAACATCAAGGAAAGGATATCTTGCAGCCATATCTGCATCCAGTTACTCATATGTTTCTTTACTCAAGCATTTCCTTCCTTTAATGAATCCAG GTGGTTCATCAATTTCTCTCACATACATTGCCTCTGAGAGGATCATACCAGG ATACGGTGGAGGCATGAGTTCTGCCAAAGCTGCACTCGAGAGCGACACACGT GTGCTTGCATTTGAAGCAGGAAGGAAAAACAGAATCAGGGTCAACACAATATCTGCTG GTCCACTAAGAAGCCGAGCAGCCAAAGCAATTGGATTTATTGACACCATGATTGAATATTCATTAGCCAATGCACCCTTGCAAAAAGAACTATCTGCAG ATGAGGTGGGTAATGCTGCTGCCTTCTTAGCATCACCTTTAGCTTCTGCCGTCACTGGTACTGTTATGTACGTTGACAATGGCCTCAATGTAATGGGTGTTGGTGTCGACAGCCCAATATTCAAAGACCTTAACATTCCAACAGACAAGCACCAGGGATAA
- the LOC7483276 gene encoding uncharacterized protein LOC7483276: protein MAKQQQQQQQQPSPPSPWTTLEELLLACAVNRHGSDSWDSIAMELSNRTSTFSSLTSQNCIDKFNDLKRRYGFTSLRNDTASLVDELRKLRVDELRREVHRRDASIVSLEMKVKRLEEDRERSLKEMEKSSDLAKPSPEIVAGKSDGGESGDGDERSFNESNSTSQQPQKAEAETEKEQNANTELKPEPDVIREDPDPSRLGSDPEPEREWSHNGKLEDDDDKKPKKEMKIERLSRESGLGPDSNELGESVGESKREDKEKDNIKQIINNNNNSDVQSSVSLTMRKKKRRRSSEEGSSSGEEEREGGDGEVSPARKNVPAVKSEPWLKLLGIIRSHRLGSVFEKRLRSQESERYRKMVRQHMDLQMIQSRLNKGVYSNCFQKFFKDLLILLNNAIVFFRKNSPENLAANELRAVVLKEVKEKLRKPKPQPVDAKPATEQHSAALSRPNKSSSSTLVACCKHSSMKAISGGAGKKGDKEMEGKHKVNEKKVEVSIDRIEEKGLKKKTTKERSVSGRRNSKTSNKNGEIKHQYGGNELSSHDALEIKVDRKEHTGRKKQGAASFLKRMKQNSPSRVTEEDSSSSEEDESKDGRKDDKKRRGREADGIAKRVTRSSRGRGPGEDSRNIKRGRPPKKQMESGSGTGKRGRDNEDSEVGVGGGGRVKKRSKRW from the exons ATGGCtaagcaacagcaacagcaacagcaacagcctTCACCACCTTCACCATGGACCACGTTAGAGGAGTTACTGCTAGCGTGCGCCGTGAACCGCCATGGAAGCGATTCTTGGGACTCTATAGCTATGGAACTATCGAACAGGACATCTACTTTCTCCTCCCTCACTTCTCAAAACTGTATTGACAAGTTCAACGACCTCAAACGACGTTACGGCTTTACTAGTCTTCGAAACGACACCGCTTCGTTAGTTGATGAGCTCCGGAAACTTCGCGTCGATGAGCTTCGGCGTGAAGTGCATCGACGTGATGCGTCTATCGT GTCGCTTGAAATGAAAGTGAAGAGGTTAGAAGAGGATAGGGAGAGGAGCTTGAAGGAGATGGAAAAATCATCAGATCTGGCTAAGCCTTCGCCGGAGATTGTTGCCGGTAAGTCCGACGGCGGAGAGTCTGGCGATGGTGATGAACGATCGTTTAATGAATCCAATTCGACGAGTCAACAGCCACAGAAAGCCGAGGCGGAAACGGAGAAAGAACAGAACGCGAACACAGAGCTAAAACCCGAACCGGATGTGATTAGGGAGGATCCGGATCCGTCTCGGTTAGGATCCGACCCGGAACCCGAGCGGGAATGGTCACATAACGGCAAGTTAGAAGATGACGACGATAAAAAACcgaaaaaggaaatgaaaattgaGAGATTGAGTCGGGAGAGTGGCCTCGGTCCTGACTCGAACGAGTTAGGTGAGTCTGTAGGTGAGTCCAAGCGGGAAGacaaagaaaaggataatattAAACagatcattaataataataataatagtgacgTACAAAGTTCAGTGAGTTTGAcgatgaggaagaagaaacgACGTCGTAGTAGTGAAGAAGGGAGTAGCAGTggagaggaggagagagagggaggtgaTGGTGAGGTTTCTCCCGCCAGGAAAAATGTGCCTGCCGTCAAATCTGAACCATGGCTTAAACTTCTTGGGATTATTCGGTCTCATCGGCTTGGCTCAGTCTTTGAAAAGCGGCTCCGAAGCCAG GAATCTGAAAGGTACAGAAAGATGGTTCGGCAGCACATGGATCTTCAAATGATTCAATCTAGGCTGAATAAAGGGGTTTACTCCAATTGCTTCCAAAAGTTCTTCAAGGATCTCctgattttattaaacaatgcaattgttttctttagaaaaaacTCACCGGAAAATCTTGCCGCGAATGAACTTCGAGCTGTTGTTTTGAAGGAAGTGAAGGAGAAGCTTCGGAAACCAAAACCTCAACCTGTGGATGCCAAGCCTGCAACTGAACAACATTCTGCTGCGCTTTCAAGACCGAACAAATCTTCTTCATCTACCTTGGTAGCCTGTTGCAAACACAGTTCCATGAAAGCAATATCTGGAGGTGCTGGTAAAAAAGGTGATAAAGAGATGGAAGGAAAACATAAGGTAAATGAGAAGAAggttgaagtttcaattgatagGATTGAGGAGAAGggtttaaagaagaaaacaacaaaagagaGGTCGGTCTCGGGTCGTAGAAACTCAAAGACAAGCAACAAGAATGGAGAGATAAAGCATCAATATGGTGGTAATGAATTAAGTTCACATGATGCGTTGGAGATTAAGGTGGATAGGAAAGAACACACAGGGAGGAAGAAGCAAGGAGCAGCGAGCTTCTTGAAAAGGATGAAGCAAAATTCTCCAAGTCGAGTGACGGAGGAGGACTCCTCCTCCTCGGAGGAGGATGAAAGTAAAGATGGTAGAAAGGATGATaaaaagaggagaggaagggagGCAGATGGGATAGCTAAGAGGGTAACAAGGAGTTCGAGAGGAAGAGGACCGGGAGAAGATAGTAGAAACATAAAAAGAGGAAGGCCGCCGAAGAAGCAAATGGAGTCAGGCAGTGGGACGGGGAAGAGGGGGAGAGATAATGAGGATTCCGAGGTAGGGGTTGGGGGTGGCGGAAGAGTAAAAAAGAGGTCAAAGAGGTGGTGA
- the LOC7483279 gene encoding uncharacterized protein LOC7483279 isoform X2, with the protein MSNYTVESTKVETSDGAKLHTRLFKPIEEGDVKDNLVIVLVHPFSILGGCQALLKGIAAGLAEKGYKAVTFDMRGAGAPIAGSAVDEIREAVGYVSIGYPFGMFASILFGRHHKAVLNSPKPKLFVMGTRDGFTSVKQLQNKLSSAVGRVETHLIEGASHFQMEGPEFDNQMVNLILPFISSL; encoded by the exons ATGTCAAACTATACAGTTGAGTCCACCAAAGTAGAGACAAGTGATGGAGCCAAGCTGCATACAAGGCTGTTCAAGCCAATAGAGGAAGGAGATGTAAAAGACAACTTGGTGATTGTTCTTGTACATCCATTTTCAATCTTGGGTGGTTGTCAAGCACTTTTAAAAGGAATTGCTGCTGGGTTAGCTGAAAAAGGTTATAAAGCTGTGACCTTTGATATGAGAGGTGCTG GTGCACCAATTGCAGGTTCTGCAGTCGATGAGATTAGAGAAGCGGTTGGCTATGTAAGTATAGGGTACCCCTTTGGCATGTTCGCCTCCATCCTTTTTGGAAGACACCACAAGGCAGTCCTGAACTCTCCAAAGCCAAAACTTTTTGTTATGGGAACTAGAGATGGGTTTACCAGTGTAAAGCAGCTGCAGAACAAGCTGAGTTCTGCTGTAGGACGCGTTGAAACACATCTAATTGAAGGAGCAAGCCATTTCCAAATGGAAGGCCCTGAATTTGATAACCAGATGGTGAACCTTATCCTTCCGTTTATCTCATCATTATAG
- the LOC7483279 gene encoding uncharacterized protein LOC7483279 isoform X1 encodes MSNYTVESTKVETSDGAKLHTRLFKPIEEGDVKDNLVIVLVHPFSILGGCQALLKGIAAGLAEKGYKAVTFDMRGAGKSTGRASLTGFSEIKDVIAVCKWVCENLSSDRILLVGSSAGAPIAGSAVDEIREAVGYVSIGYPFGMFASILFGRHHKAVLNSPKPKLFVMGTRDGFTSVKQLQNKLSSAVGRVETHLIEGASHFQMEGPEFDNQMVNLILPFISSL; translated from the exons ATGTCAAACTATACAGTTGAGTCCACCAAAGTAGAGACAAGTGATGGAGCCAAGCTGCATACAAGGCTGTTCAAGCCAATAGAGGAAGGAGATGTAAAAGACAACTTGGTGATTGTTCTTGTACATCCATTTTCAATCTTGGGTGGTTGTCAAGCACTTTTAAAAGGAATTGCTGCTGGGTTAGCTGAAAAAGGTTATAAAGCTGTGACCTTTGATATGAGAGGTGCTGGTAAGTCTACTGGGAGGGCTTCTCTTACTGGTTTTTCTGAAATCAAGGATGTTATTGCTGTTTGCAAATGGGTCTGTGAGAATCTGTCTTCTGATAGGATTTTGTTGGTGGGTTCTTCTGCAG GTGCACCAATTGCAGGTTCTGCAGTCGATGAGATTAGAGAAGCGGTTGGCTATGTAAGTATAGGGTACCCCTTTGGCATGTTCGCCTCCATCCTTTTTGGAAGACACCACAAGGCAGTCCTGAACTCTCCAAAGCCAAAACTTTTTGTTATGGGAACTAGAGATGGGTTTACCAGTGTAAAGCAGCTGCAGAACAAGCTGAGTTCTGCTGTAGGACGCGTTGAAACACATCTAATTGAAGGAGCAAGCCATTTCCAAATGGAAGGCCCTGAATTTGATAACCAGATGGTGAACCTTATCCTTCCGTTTATCTCATCATTATAG